The Amycolatopsis sp. DG1A-15b genome window below encodes:
- a CDS encoding TetR family transcriptional regulator, which translates to MPIMSGAVPVSAEGGQHRRPIIAAAIELTARSGWPAVTMARLAELAGVSRQTVYNEIGSKAALAEAMVAHELGRFLSVVGAAFDRHPDDLVEAIYDAVRAVLELADDNTLLRAIVSATHGTAPELLPLLTTDAGALLTRAKAVVAERVAAYRPPLAVDQIDVVIDLVVRTVLSHVMQPSGTPARTADGLAWVAARVLGVAANPPLRHT; encoded by the coding sequence ATGCCGATCATGAGCGGGGCGGTTCCGGTGTCGGCGGAAGGTGGTCAGCACCGGCGGCCGATCATCGCCGCGGCGATCGAGCTGACCGCCCGGTCCGGCTGGCCGGCCGTCACGATGGCCCGGCTGGCGGAGCTGGCGGGCGTCAGCCGCCAGACGGTGTACAACGAGATCGGCTCCAAGGCCGCGCTGGCCGAAGCGATGGTCGCGCACGAGCTCGGCCGGTTCCTGTCGGTGGTCGGCGCCGCCTTCGACCGCCACCCGGACGACCTGGTCGAGGCGATCTACGACGCCGTCCGCGCGGTCCTCGAGCTCGCCGACGACAACACGCTGCTGCGCGCGATCGTCTCGGCGACGCACGGCACCGCCCCCGAGCTCCTCCCGCTGCTGACCACCGACGCGGGCGCGCTGCTCACCCGCGCGAAGGCCGTGGTGGCCGAGCGCGTGGCGGCCTACCGCCCACCGCTGGCCGTCGACCAGATCGACGTGGTGATCGACCTGGTCGTCCGCACGGTCCTCAGCCACGTCATGCAACCATCGGGCACCCCGGCCCGGACAGCCGACGGCCTGGCGTGGGTCGCGGCGCGGGTCTTGGGGGTGGCGGCGAACCCGCCTCTGCGGCACACGTGA
- a CDS encoding fatty acid desaturase has product MSEAIGTVPAGSTELWRDRKRYLWLIGLVVPSLAFLAIGLHAATGWGGWFWIGPVVILVIVPGIDLVAGLDRSNPPDDVIARLENDRYYRWITFAFLPVQYLGFAAAFWLIARGELSVVDKIGLAVSIGCVGGIGINTAHELGHKKESHERWLSKIALAQSCYGHFYIEHNRGHHVRVATPEDPASSRLGESFYRFWPRTVFGSLKSAWRLERKRYARRDRHPYRLGNDVLNAWLMSAVLWAAMIAWLGAGVLPYLVIQAVVGFSLLEVVNYMEHYGMLRQRVGGPGRRRYERVDPSHSWNSNNIATNVLLYHLQRHSDHHANPTRRYQTLRDFAESPVLPTGYAGMIVLALVPPLWRRVMDPRVLAHYGGDISRANIQPGKRAKVLARHGTRVTAAARELADTRGDATEGGMCPGCGYVYDEQRGDPREGFPAGTPWAAIPDSWCCPDCGVREKVDFVAPGRVGPAGGGTT; this is encoded by the coding sequence ATGAGCGAAGCGATCGGGACCGTGCCCGCCGGCTCGACCGAGCTGTGGCGCGACCGCAAGCGGTACCTGTGGCTGATCGGCCTGGTCGTGCCCTCCCTGGCGTTCCTCGCCATCGGGCTGCACGCCGCCACCGGGTGGGGTGGCTGGTTCTGGATCGGGCCGGTCGTGATCCTCGTGATCGTGCCCGGCATCGACCTGGTCGCCGGGCTCGACCGGAGCAATCCGCCCGACGACGTCATCGCGCGGCTGGAGAACGACCGCTACTACCGCTGGATCACCTTCGCCTTCCTGCCCGTCCAGTACCTCGGCTTCGCCGCCGCGTTCTGGCTGATCGCGCGGGGCGAGCTCAGTGTGGTGGACAAGATCGGGCTCGCCGTGTCGATCGGCTGCGTCGGCGGGATCGGCATCAACACCGCGCACGAACTGGGCCACAAGAAGGAAAGCCACGAGCGGTGGCTGTCGAAGATCGCGCTGGCGCAGAGCTGCTACGGGCACTTCTACATCGAGCACAACCGCGGCCACCACGTCCGCGTGGCGACCCCGGAGGACCCGGCGAGCAGCCGCCTCGGCGAAAGCTTCTACCGCTTCTGGCCGCGCACGGTGTTCGGCTCGCTGAAGTCGGCCTGGCGGCTGGAGCGCAAGCGCTACGCCCGGCGCGACCGGCACCCCTACCGGCTCGGCAACGACGTGCTCAACGCCTGGCTGATGTCCGCGGTGCTGTGGGCGGCGATGATCGCCTGGCTCGGCGCGGGTGTGCTGCCCTACCTCGTGATCCAGGCCGTCGTCGGGTTTTCGCTGCTGGAGGTCGTCAACTACATGGAGCACTACGGCATGCTGCGGCAGCGGGTCGGCGGGCCAGGGCGGCGCCGGTACGAGCGCGTCGACCCCAGCCACAGCTGGAACTCCAACAACATCGCCACGAACGTCCTGCTCTACCACCTGCAGCGGCACAGCGACCACCACGCCAACCCGACGCGGCGCTACCAGACGCTGCGCGACTTCGCCGAGTCGCCGGTGCTGCCCACCGGGTACGCCGGGATGATCGTGCTGGCGCTCGTCCCGCCGCTGTGGCGCCGGGTGATGGACCCGCGGGTGCTCGCCCACTACGGCGGTGACATCTCGCGCGCCAACATCCAGCCGGGCAAGCGGGCGAAAGTCCTGGCCCGCCACGGAACCCGGGTCACGGCGGCCGCGCGCGAGCTCGCCGACACCCGCGGCGACGCCACCGAAGGCGGCATGTGCCCCGGCTGCGGGTACGTCTACGACGAACAGCGCGGCGACCCGCGGGAGGGCTTCCCGGCCGGCACCCCGTGGGCGGCGATCCCGGACTCCTGGTGCTGCCCGGACTGCGGCGTGCGCGAGAAGGTCGACTTCGTCGCGCCGGGGCGGGTGGGCCCGGCCGGGGGTGGCACGACCTAG
- a CDS encoding ATP-binding protein, with amino-acid sequence MLNKDPRDESDKPYDKSIRKRLTRTVLIPSVTLLVLWIAVSSYFLFNGVYVRLVAASVREVSIPAATALAEFQKERQTALQYLDDPALGPARLQQQQKATDAKLSELKDAFAATISNAPDEIASKVNALKSQFDQLPVLRSQVSFRSIDRAQVNTYYNGVMDTASNLFDTQARIVPDSEAATGGITATSVFRAGDMMSRETSLVSTAFSAGTFAPDDFAQFAQLSGLYRTQLTQIAPFLDASVRDRYQALTTSTAWRQLGTAEEALVKHGPWSAGEQKSVPVSETDWENATNQVAQGLNDLAITQADKVSAAAIDAGDAQLRNVIVGSIVALLASLAAIIVAVRVSRSLVDRALMTRLARLRNDSLDLARNRLPDIVERLKNGEAVDLKEELPRLDHGRDEIGQVAEAFNVAQLTAVNAAASEAKARSGVHNVFLGIAHRNQVLVHQQLQILDEMEAREDDSTQLASLFQLDHLAARARRTTENLIILGGKQPGRRWRKPVPLMEVLRAAVSETEQYARVQVEQVADVAIVGAAVADTIHLVAELVDNATSFSPPGSPVEVTSRMVARGVVVDVSDQGLGMKDAVREWANAMMAEAPEFDAMALRADSSLGLFVVARLAARLGITVTFDPSRYGGLRATVLIPTQHLAGEDADRADGPGSTPAEDTAVLAPVGAPAPQAAESPLRTMDTPSSFSGQIPMKRDTKPRPYPARALTPPDALPSVPAAAPEPAAVTPATDVRPTDDRPRLPRREPQQNLVAQLENEPDDSQDEVVAPGEGTARTLAAFHKGTRRGRGGPDDHS; translated from the coding sequence GTGCTGAACAAAGACCCCAGGGACGAGTCGGACAAGCCGTACGACAAGTCGATCCGCAAAAGGCTGACCAGGACCGTTCTCATTCCCAGCGTGACGCTGCTGGTGCTGTGGATCGCGGTCTCGTCGTACTTCCTCTTCAATGGCGTTTACGTCCGCTTGGTCGCCGCGTCCGTGCGCGAGGTGTCGATCCCCGCCGCCACCGCGCTGGCCGAGTTCCAGAAGGAACGCCAGACCGCCCTGCAGTACCTCGATGACCCGGCGCTCGGCCCGGCGCGGCTCCAGCAGCAGCAGAAGGCCACCGACGCCAAGCTTTCCGAGCTGAAGGACGCGTTCGCCGCGACCATCTCCAACGCACCGGACGAGATCGCGTCCAAGGTGAACGCGCTCAAGTCGCAGTTCGACCAGCTGCCCGTGCTGCGCTCGCAGGTCAGCTTCCGCAGCATCGACCGGGCCCAGGTCAACACCTACTACAACGGCGTGATGGACACCGCGTCCAACCTCTTCGACACCCAGGCCCGGATCGTCCCCGACTCCGAAGCCGCGACCGGCGGCATCACGGCGACCTCGGTCTTCCGCGCCGGCGACATGATGTCGCGCGAGACGTCGCTGGTCTCCACCGCCTTCTCCGCCGGCACGTTCGCGCCCGACGACTTCGCCCAGTTCGCGCAGCTGTCCGGGCTCTACCGGACCCAGCTGACCCAGATCGCGCCGTTCCTCGACGCGAGCGTCCGCGACCGGTACCAGGCGCTGACCACCAGCACGGCCTGGCGGCAGCTGGGAACCGCCGAAGAGGCGCTGGTGAAGCACGGCCCGTGGTCCGCCGGCGAGCAGAAGTCCGTGCCGGTGTCCGAAACGGACTGGGAGAACGCGACGAACCAGGTCGCCCAGGGCCTCAACGACCTCGCCATCACCCAGGCGGACAAGGTTTCCGCCGCCGCGATCGACGCCGGTGACGCCCAGCTGCGCAACGTCATCGTCGGCAGCATCGTGGCCCTGCTCGCGTCGCTGGCGGCGATCATCGTCGCGGTGCGGGTGTCCCGCTCGCTCGTCGACCGCGCGCTGATGACGCGCCTCGCGCGGCTGCGCAACGACTCCCTCGACCTCGCCCGCAACCGGCTGCCGGACATCGTGGAGCGGCTGAAGAACGGCGAAGCCGTCGACCTGAAGGAAGAACTCCCCCGGCTCGACCACGGCCGCGACGAGATCGGGCAGGTGGCCGAGGCGTTCAACGTGGCCCAGCTGACCGCGGTCAACGCCGCGGCGAGCGAGGCGAAGGCCCGCAGCGGTGTGCACAACGTGTTCCTCGGCATCGCGCACCGCAACCAGGTCCTCGTCCACCAGCAGCTGCAGATCCTCGACGAGATGGAAGCGCGCGAGGACGACTCGACGCAGCTGGCGTCGCTGTTCCAGCTCGACCACCTCGCCGCGCGCGCCCGCCGCACCACCGAGAACCTGATCATCCTCGGCGGCAAGCAGCCCGGCCGCCGCTGGCGCAAGCCGGTCCCGCTGATGGAGGTGCTGCGCGCCGCCGTCTCGGAAACCGAGCAGTACGCCCGGGTCCAGGTCGAGCAGGTGGCCGACGTCGCGATCGTCGGCGCCGCGGTCGCCGACACGATCCACCTCGTCGCCGAGCTCGTCGACAACGCGACGTCGTTCTCGCCGCCCGGCTCGCCCGTCGAGGTGACCAGCCGGATGGTCGCGCGCGGTGTCGTCGTCGACGTGTCGGACCAGGGGCTCGGCATGAAGGACGCCGTCCGCGAGTGGGCCAACGCGATGATGGCCGAAGCACCCGAGTTCGACGCGATGGCGCTGCGGGCCGACTCCAGCCTCGGCCTGTTCGTGGTCGCGCGCCTGGCCGCCCGGCTCGGCATCACCGTCACCTTCGACCCGTCCCGCTACGGCGGCCTGCGCGCCACCGTCCTCATCCCCACCCAGCACCTGGCCGGCGAGGACGCCGACCGGGCCGACGGCCCCGGGTCCACGCCGGCGGAGGACACCGCGGTCCTCGCCCCGGTGGGCGCCCCGGCGCCGCAGGCAGCAGAAAGCCCGCTCCGCACGATGGACACGCCCAGCTCGTTCAGCGGCCAGATCCCGATGAAGCGAGACACCAAGCCGAGGCCGTACCCGGCACGCGCCCTCACCCCGCCCGACGCCCTGCCCTCCGTGCCTGCGGCGGCGCCGGAGCCGGCAGCCGTCACTCCGGCAACGGATGTGCGGCCGACCGACGACCGGCCCCGGCTGCCCCGGCGGGAGCCGCAGCAGAACCTCGTCGCCCAGCTCGAGAACGAACCCGACGACAGCCAGGACGAGGTCGTGGCACCGGGGGAAGGCACCGCGCGCACGCTCGCGGCGTTCCACAAGGGCACCCGCCGCGGGCGCGGCGGGCCGGACGACCACTCCTAA
- a CDS encoding roadblock/LC7 domain-containing protein: MNEYGNPKPDLNWLLDDMVNRVVGAQNAIVLSADGLLIGKSAGMSKDDSDQLSAIASSLQSLAKGVSKQFNRGPVLQNMIEMERGYLFVSAAGQGACLAVLAADNVDVEMIAYEMSRLVKRVGDYMASAPREAASVLREAT; encoded by the coding sequence ATGAACGAGTACGGGAACCCCAAACCCGATCTCAACTGGCTGCTCGACGACATGGTGAACCGCGTGGTCGGCGCGCAGAACGCCATCGTGCTGTCCGCCGACGGGCTGCTGATCGGCAAGTCGGCCGGGATGAGCAAGGACGACTCGGACCAGCTTTCGGCCATCGCCTCCAGCCTGCAGAGCCTCGCCAAGGGTGTGAGCAAGCAGTTCAACCGCGGCCCGGTGCTGCAGAACATGATCGAGATGGAACGCGGCTACCTGTTCGTCTCCGCGGCCGGGCAGGGTGCCTGCCTCGCGGTGCTGGCCGCGGACAACGTCGACGTCGAAATGATCGCCTACGAGATGAGCCGGCTCGTCAAGCGCGTCGGTGACTACATGGCGTCCGCGCCGCGAGAAGCGGCGTCGGTCCTCCGGGAGGCCACATGA
- a CDS encoding DUF742 domain-containing protein encodes MTAEDGWYDEAAGPLVRPYTITSGRTPAGTARLDLSTQVMTLRSEQEPAGLGPEHVAIVQLCRHPVSVAEIAVYVKIPLGVVRVLVGDLIERGLVITRSPAHNPAQAPDLETLQAVLDGLIKY; translated from the coding sequence ATGACCGCCGAAGACGGCTGGTACGACGAAGCCGCCGGGCCGCTGGTCCGGCCGTACACGATCACCAGCGGCCGGACGCCGGCCGGGACCGCGCGGCTGGACCTGTCCACGCAGGTGATGACCCTGCGGTCGGAGCAGGAGCCGGCCGGGCTGGGCCCGGAGCACGTGGCGATCGTGCAGCTGTGCCGCCACCCGGTGTCCGTGGCCGAGATCGCCGTCTACGTCAAGATCCCGCTCGGGGTCGTGCGGGTGCTCGTCGGCGACCTGATCGAACGCGGCCTCGTCATCACGCGCTCCCCTGCCCACAACCCGGCGCAGGCGCCGGACCTCGAAACACTCCAGGCGGTTCTCGATGGCCTCATCAAGTACTGA
- a CDS encoding ATP/GTP-binding protein, giving the protein MVPTPVKIIIAGGFGAGKTTMVGSVSEIPPLTTEEVLTEASAGVDDLSGVERKTTTTVALDFGRITISPRHVLYLFGTPGQARFWFMWDDLARGAIGTVVLVDTRRLETSFAAIDFFERRKIPFVVAVNCFDNAPRYTADEIREALVVPDRVPIVMCDARDRDSSKLALIRLVKHAMTVVPAARV; this is encoded by the coding sequence ATGGTCCCCACGCCGGTCAAGATCATCATCGCGGGCGGTTTCGGCGCGGGGAAGACCACGATGGTCGGTTCGGTCAGCGAGATCCCGCCGCTGACCACCGAAGAGGTGCTCACCGAGGCGAGCGCCGGCGTCGACGACCTGTCCGGCGTCGAGCGGAAGACGACCACGACGGTCGCGCTGGACTTCGGCCGGATCACCATCTCGCCACGGCACGTGCTGTACCTGTTCGGGACGCCGGGCCAGGCGCGCTTCTGGTTCATGTGGGACGACCTGGCCCGCGGGGCGATCGGGACGGTCGTGCTGGTCGACACCCGGCGGCTGGAGACCAGCTTCGCCGCGATCGATTTCTTCGAACGCCGGAAGATCCCGTTCGTCGTCGCGGTGAACTGCTTCGACAACGCGCCGCGCTACACCGCCGACGAGATCCGCGAGGCACTGGTCGTCCCGGACCGTGTGCCGATCGTCATGTGTGACGCACGCGACCGCGATTCCAGCAAGCTCGCGCTGATCCGGCTCGTCAAGCACGCGATGACCGTGGTGCCGGCCGCCCGGGTCTGA
- a CDS encoding post-COAP-1 domain-containing protein: protein MRREHRGPLPARPRRPPAQASEPGLPRWTIDLSYNGTPVATAVTDAGGTYAFSLNANALPVGAGTYTLTERPQAGWVQSHAPAPVSVGYGVGAAHFGGNDFGNYRPASIGGRKFDDHGADGSGAGDPGLADWTFDLDSGATAMTGADGGYAFSGLRPGTYTVRERQQDGWRRTTPASGSTTVTVTSGQVAGGVDFGNVCLGAVAVTAPDGVAIRVDEVSVPGVLANDPPAPRTASGTATVGGLLPGTYRVTLILPDGVFTTDPDLTSLDGKFAIVKTVTVAECGTTAVAPAFVTSQPGKITGGIRILVPGGTATAGFEFMQRKEGPRGTLEYNDHGNGIDLHTSDITGISVSGPDAYVFGHAVLNGVPTGFRLHLVDAGEPGRADRFELLLANGYSAGYGRTLDGGNIQIH, encoded by the coding sequence GTGCGACGGGAACACCGGGGGCCTCTGCCCGCACGTCCGCGACGGCCTCCAGCTCAGGCCTCCGAACCCGGCCTGCCCCGCTGGACGATCGACCTGTCCTACAACGGGACACCTGTCGCGACGGCCGTCACGGACGCCGGGGGCACCTACGCCTTCTCCCTGAACGCCAACGCCCTCCCGGTCGGTGCCGGGACCTACACCCTGACCGAACGTCCCCAGGCCGGCTGGGTCCAGTCGCACGCGCCGGCCCCCGTCTCCGTCGGGTACGGCGTGGGCGCAGCGCACTTCGGCGGGAACGATTTCGGGAACTACCGGCCGGCGTCGATCGGCGGGCGGAAGTTCGACGACCACGGGGCCGACGGCAGCGGGGCCGGTGATCCCGGGCTGGCGGACTGGACCTTCGACCTGGACAGCGGCGCGACCGCGATGACCGGGGCCGACGGCGGGTACGCCTTCTCCGGGCTGAGGCCGGGCACCTACACCGTCCGTGAGCGGCAGCAGGACGGGTGGCGCCGGACGACGCCGGCGTCGGGGAGCACGACCGTCACCGTGACCAGCGGCCAGGTCGCCGGGGGTGTCGACTTCGGCAACGTCTGCCTCGGTGCGGTCGCCGTCACCGCTCCGGACGGCGTGGCGATCCGGGTCGACGAGGTGAGCGTGCCCGGTGTCCTCGCGAACGATCCGCCGGCTCCGCGCACCGCGTCGGGTACCGCGACCGTCGGCGGGCTCCTGCCCGGCACCTACCGGGTGACGCTGATCCTGCCGGACGGCGTCTTCACCACCGACCCGGATCTCACCTCGCTGGACGGGAAGTTCGCCATCGTCAAGACGGTCACTGTTGCCGAGTGCGGGACGACCGCGGTCGCGCCGGCTTTCGTCACCTCGCAGCCGGGCAAGATCACCGGCGGGATCCGGATCCTGGTGCCCGGCGGGACCGCGACCGCCGGGTTCGAGTTCATGCAGCGCAAGGAAGGCCCGCGCGGCACACTCGAGTACAACGACCACGGCAACGGGATCGACCTGCACACCTCGGACATCACCGGGATCTCGGTCTCGGGACCGGACGCCTACGTGTTCGGGCACGCGGTGCTGAACGGGGTGCCGACGGGTTTCCGCCTCCACCTCGTGGACGCGGGTGAACCCGGGCGAGCGGACCGGTTCGAGCTGCTGCTGGCGAACGGTTATTCGGCCGGGTACGGCCGGACGCTCGACGGTGGGAACATTCAGATCCACTGA
- a CDS encoding RNA polymerase sigma-70 factor: protein MTEAFVAHRNLLFTVAYEMLGSAADAEDVLQETWLRWAEVDQSEVREERAYLVRITTRLALNRLRTLKRRKEAYVGPWLPEPLLTTPDVAEDVELAESVSMALMLVLETLAPTERAVFVLREVFDVGYDEIAAAVGKTPAAVRQIAHRARRHVDARRPREVVSARETRAVLESFQRAIEGRDLQGLLDLLAPDVVLMSDGGGVKQAALRPVAGADKVSRFIVGGIGKTEIELTGVPMTVNGNPALALHVDGVFDGIMAVRVEGGRISGLYFVRNPEKLTRVESETPLTLR from the coding sequence ATGACCGAGGCGTTCGTCGCGCACCGGAACCTGCTGTTCACGGTCGCCTACGAGATGCTCGGCTCGGCGGCCGACGCCGAGGACGTCCTGCAGGAGACGTGGCTGCGCTGGGCCGAGGTCGACCAGTCGGAGGTGCGTGAGGAGCGCGCGTACCTGGTCCGCATCACGACCCGCCTGGCGCTCAACCGGCTGCGCACGCTGAAGCGGCGCAAGGAGGCGTACGTCGGCCCGTGGCTGCCGGAGCCGCTGTTGACGACGCCGGACGTCGCCGAAGACGTCGAGCTGGCGGAAAGCGTTTCGATGGCGTTGATGCTGGTCCTGGAGACGCTGGCGCCGACCGAACGCGCGGTGTTCGTGCTGCGCGAGGTGTTCGACGTCGGGTACGACGAAATCGCGGCCGCGGTGGGGAAGACCCCGGCCGCGGTCCGGCAGATCGCCCACCGCGCGCGGCGGCACGTCGACGCGCGACGTCCGCGTGAAGTGGTTTCGGCGCGCGAGACCCGGGCGGTGCTGGAGTCCTTCCAGCGGGCCATCGAGGGCCGGGATCTGCAGGGGCTGCTGGATTTGCTGGCGCCGGACGTGGTGCTGATGAGCGACGGCGGCGGCGTCAAGCAGGCGGCCCTGCGGCCGGTCGCGGGCGCGGACAAGGTGAGCCGGTTCATCGTGGGCGGCATCGGCAAGACGGAGATCGAGCTGACCGGCGTGCCGATGACGGTGAACGGAAACCCGGCGCTGGCCCTGCACGTGGACGGGGTGTTCGACGGGATCATGGCGGTCCGCGTGGAGGGCGGCCGGATCAGCGGGCTGTATTTCGTCCGGAACCCGGAGAAGCTCACCCGGGTGGAATCGGAGACGCCGCTGACCCTGCGCTGA
- a CDS encoding DoxX family protein, translating to MNLALWIAAGLLAVVALTGGVSKVFVRQEKLAAAPGGEWTAAAAPGFVKGLGALELLAALGLVLPAVTGIAPALVPVTAVCWVLLMVGAMITHVRHGSAAFALLNLAYLAVAAFVAWGRFGPFPA from the coding sequence ATGAACCTGGCACTGTGGATCGCGGCCGGCTTGCTCGCCGTCGTGGCCTTGACCGGAGGTGTCAGCAAAGTGTTCGTGCGCCAGGAGAAGCTGGCCGCCGCCCCGGGTGGCGAATGGACGGCCGCCGCCGCTCCCGGCTTCGTCAAGGGCCTCGGCGCGCTGGAGCTGCTCGCGGCGCTCGGCCTGGTCCTGCCCGCGGTGACCGGGATCGCGCCGGCGCTGGTGCCGGTGACCGCCGTCTGCTGGGTGCTGCTGATGGTGGGTGCGATGATCACCCACGTCCGCCACGGCAGCGCCGCGTTCGCCCTGCTGAACCTGGCCTACCTGGCCGTGGCGGCGTTCGTCGCCTGGGGCCGGTTCGGTCCCTTCCCGGCATGA
- a CDS encoding TetR/AcrR family transcriptional regulator, whose translation MGTRDQLVDSARELLWERGYVGTSPKAIQQRAGAGQGSMYHHFAGKKDLALAAVRRSAEELLAAADAQLRSPGTAVERITAYLRREREVLRGCPIGRLTQDPDVVADPVLRAPVDETFTHLRARLAEVLGEGRDAGELPAALEPAALAATIVAVLQGGYVLARAANSPEPFDQAVSGVLALLTAH comes from the coding sequence ATGGGAACCCGGGACCAGCTCGTCGACAGCGCCCGCGAACTGCTGTGGGAACGCGGCTACGTCGGCACCAGCCCCAAGGCCATCCAGCAGCGGGCGGGCGCCGGCCAGGGCAGCATGTACCACCACTTCGCCGGCAAGAAGGACCTCGCGCTGGCCGCCGTCCGGCGCAGCGCCGAGGAACTGCTGGCCGCCGCCGACGCGCAGCTGCGCTCGCCCGGCACCGCCGTCGAGCGCATCACCGCCTACCTGCGGCGCGAGCGCGAAGTGCTCAGGGGCTGCCCCATCGGCCGGCTCACCCAGGACCCCGACGTCGTCGCCGACCCGGTCCTGCGCGCCCCGGTGGACGAAACCTTCACGCACCTGCGCGCCCGGCTGGCCGAGGTTCTCGGCGAAGGCCGCGACGCCGGTGAGCTGCCCGCCGCCCTGGAGCCCGCCGCCCTCGCCGCCACGATCGTCGCGGTCCTGCAGGGCGGCTACGTGCTGGCCCGCGCCGCGAACTCCCCCGAGCCGTTCGACCAGGCCGTCTCCGGCGTGCTCGCGCTGCTCACCGCCCACTGA
- a CDS encoding cupin domain-containing protein: MHVRHVPATSTAAPADAVTGSAWITSLAVPEGPSRTRVDRVHFAPGARTHWHRHPLGQVLVVTEGTGYVQRRGGPARLIRPGDTVRVAAGEWHWHGATDTTPLTHLAIEELPADGTPTEVGDPAGEGEPAVVPPVTRTLLLDQRLPAPRVIDRVEVRRITIAPDEHPGLHVHNGPVFGSIETGSVVYQVDGEPESVLTPGDVFYEPESTRIARFDAQGDGVTFLAYFPVGPGETPSLTLLGS; this comes from the coding sequence GTGCACGTCCGCCACGTCCCGGCCACCAGCACCGCCGCCCCCGCCGACGCCGTCACCGGCAGCGCGTGGATCACCTCGCTCGCGGTCCCGGAAGGCCCGTCCCGGACCCGCGTGGACCGCGTCCACTTCGCCCCCGGAGCCCGCACCCACTGGCACCGGCACCCACTCGGCCAGGTCCTCGTCGTCACCGAAGGCACCGGCTACGTCCAGCGCCGCGGCGGCCCGGCCCGGCTGATCCGGCCGGGCGACACGGTCCGCGTCGCCGCCGGCGAGTGGCACTGGCACGGCGCCACCGACACGACGCCGCTGACCCACCTGGCGATCGAGGAACTCCCCGCCGACGGCACCCCGACCGAGGTCGGCGACCCGGCCGGCGAGGGCGAACCCGCCGTCGTCCCGCCCGTCACCCGCACGCTCCTGCTGGACCAGCGGCTCCCGGCACCCCGCGTGATCGACCGCGTCGAGGTCCGCCGCATCACCATCGCGCCGGACGAACACCCCGGCCTGCACGTCCACAACGGACCGGTGTTCGGCAGCATCGAGACGGGCTCGGTCGTTTACCAGGTCGACGGTGAGCCCGAATCCGTGCTGACGCCCGGTGACGTCTTCTACGAGCCGGAATCGACCCGGATCGCCCGGTTCGACGCCCAGGGCGACGGCGTCACGTTCCTCGCCTACTTCCCCGTCGGCCCAGGCGAAACGCCGAGCCTGACGCTGCTCGGCAGCTGA